A part of Solea solea chromosome 8, fSolSol10.1, whole genome shotgun sequence genomic DNA contains:
- the hic2 gene encoding hypermethylated in cancer 2 protein gives MELPNHAKHLLLQLNQQRAKGFLCDVIIVVENALFRAHKNILAASSIYFKSLVLHDNLINLDTEMVNPSVFRQVLDFIYTGKLLSSSDQSSEQNFSALLTAASYLQLHDLAALCRKKLKRSGGKPLPGKPSTPGPHSRLRINNQRLSSSTPAGPNNHYPPTPDTDQPQPDEGLRDKLSDDEMFVGSSGKNGNSGNGSSNGNLSSGGSAGEPDLGLDLSKKSPPSSGTATDALSPHSNSQESPQSASVSTTNSASLDDSSATLLGVDTETTELNPSSKTSEETQNQPDGAPPQKKSRQGSRKNEWPKREATGLKPEDHERPLVNGVIVGPKDGRSSGVGRGSGGSFASDQSFQCKDEEEGGENGQDHSDESGQSDGESAGGKGGTGGGHQNTNYVYRQEGFEPAFGDNLYVCIPCGKGFPSSEQLNAHVETHTEDELYIKEEGGTFVKEEDEEEAEDLSAPVGPSSLGSERPFKCTVCSRSYKDPATLRQHEKSHWLTRPFPCNICGKMFTQRGTMTRHMRSHLGLKPFACEECGMRFTRQYRLTEHMRVHSGEKPYECQLCGGKFTQQRNLISHLRMHTSPS, from the coding sequence ATGGAACTGCCAAATCATGCcaaacacctgctgctgcaactCAACCAGCAGAGAGCCAAAGGCTTCCTCTGTGATGTTATCATTGTGGTGGAGAATGCACTCTTCCGTGCCCACAAGAACATTCTGGCCGCAAGCAGCATTTACTTCAAATCTTTGGTCCTCCACGATAACCTCATTAACCTTGATACGGAGATGGTTAATCCCTCTGTATTCAGACAAGTGCTGGACTTCATCTACACTGGGAAGCTCCTGTCCTCATCGGACCAGAGCAGTGAGCAGAACTTCAGTGCCCTCTTAACCGCAGCCAGCTACCTCCAGCTCCATGACCTCGCTGCTCTGTGCAGAAAGAAGCTTAAGCGCAGTGGTGGGAAACCTCTGCCAGGTAAACCTTCCACTCCAGGTCCCCATAGCCGCTTACGTATCAACAACCAACGACTGTCCTCCTCAACCCCTGCTGGCCCAAACAACCATTATCCTCCAACACCTGACACAGACCAGCCACAGCCAGATGAAGGTCTTCGGGACAAACTCTCAGATGATGAGATGTTTGTCGGCAGCTCTGGGAAGAATGGGAACAGTGGTAATGGCAGCAGTAACGGTAACCTCAGTAGTGGAGGGAGTGCTGGAGAACCAGACCTTGGACTAGACCTATCAAAGAAGAGCCCTCCCTCTTCGGGCACAGCCACTGATGCCCTGAGCCCACATAGTAACTCACAAGAATCCCCTCAATCTGCCTCAGTATCAACAACCAACAGTGCCTCACTGGATGACTCCTCTGCCACCCTACTAGGTGTAGACACAGAAACCACGGAGCTCAACCCTTCCTCTAAAACCTCAGAGGAAACCCAAAACCAGCCTGATGGTGCCCCACCCCAGAAGAAGTCCCGGCAAGGTTCTCGCAAGAATGAATGGCCCAAGAGAGAGGCAACAGGGTTAAAGCCTGAAGACCATGAGAGGCCTCTGGTTAATGGGGTGATAGTTGGTCCCAAAGATGGCCGTTCCTCTGGGGTTGGCAGGGGTAGTGGTGGTAGCTTTGCCTCTGACCAATCCTTCCAATGTAAAGatgaggaagaaggaggagagaatGGCCAGGACCACAGTGATGAGAGTGGTCAGAGTGATGGAGAGAGTGCAGGAGGTAAAGGAGGAACAGGAGGGGGACATCAAAACACCAACTATGTGTACAGACAGGAAGGTTTTGAGCCAGCATTTGGAGACAACCTCTATGTGTGCATTCCTTGTGGTAAGGGCTTCCCCAGTTCTGAGCAGCTCAATGCTCACGTGGAGACGCACACTGAGGATGAGCTCTACATCAAAGAGGAAGGAGGGACCTTTGtgaaagaggaagatgaagaggaagcagaggaCCTGTCTGCCCCAGTAGGTCCTTCCAGCTTAGGCTCTGAGCGTCCATTCAAGTGCACAGTCTGCAGTAGGAGCTACAAAGACCCAGCAACGCTGAGACAACATGAAAAGAGCCACTGGCTGACCAGGCCTTTCCCTTGCAACATCTGTGGCAAAATGTTCACCCAGAGGGGCACCATGACACGCCATATGCGCAGCCACCTTGGCCTAAAGCCATTTGCATGTGAAGAGTGTGGCATGCGCTTCACTCGCCAGTACCGTCTGACAGAGCACATGCGTGTTCACTCTGGGGAGAAGCCGTATGAATGCCAGCTGTGCGGTGGGAAGTTTACCCAGCAGCGTAACCTCATCAGTCACCTGAGAATGCACACCTCACCCTCTTAG